The nucleotide window TCCCAAAGTACAGTGAAACAAGCCTGTTGACTCCCCGTCTAAATCAGGAGTGAGGAGGCCCTTCTTTCCAACAGACACAGTGAATCCCCCCTCCTTTTTTCGAAACTCGCCCGGCTTGTTCCTCGAACGGATCCTCCTTTTATCCAAGCACGGACTCAATGAGCCCCTTTTAAGACTTTGGGGGGGCTATACACTGCAGCACTGAACAATGCATGTTTGCTCATAAGAGGGTGCCCCGAAATTTGAAGGCAGCTCATTGTGTGTCATCTCTCAACCACCCATCATCTCGACATGTGCATTCAAAAAATAATGTCATAGCCaaacaagaaaaaagaaagaagctCTCCAAAAACATGGAGGTGAAACTGAGATAAGCGATGTCTCTCTTTGTGTAAGTGCTGAGTGTTTTCAAGACGTGGCGTGACCTGTTGTTGTCCGAGAATCATTATGTAATAAAAGTACAGATGAGATATCTGCTATTAAAGTGGCTTTGCTTGTAGTATTGTCAATAACACTTGACTACACTGACTAGGAGAATCTGTAAATTGAAAGAAATATCACAAAGCAATGATATTATGTTTACTTGTATATGATTTCAGGAACAGCCTGAGCAAGTGAGATAGAAAGAGACCAGCAAGACTTAGACAAAGGGACAAGGAGGccaaaagagagaggcagagagggagagagggagagagagagagagagagagagaagaaagaaaagatggACACAGAGAGTGGGGCTACCACCCTGGGGATATTTTCCCTGCTCCTTGGAGGAGCTGGACATTCTTATGATTGTGCAGCGGAGTGAATCGCCGCCATCACAAAACACTGCAGCGCATTGAGCGTCCTGGCAGAGGGCAGCAGGAAGGTGACACACTGGCAGTGAGAATGAACTTAATCCCCTAAActcttgttgagacttgtctTTGCTCCAGGTCCTCTCAGAGCAGACGCCATGCACACAAAGCAACGCGCACGAGGCTTGCGATGTTCAAGCCTGCTGCAGTTTTTTATATTGTTCATGGTGAGGGACCCTATTGAGTTGCCTCAGGGTTGGTCCATCTAAACCCACAATAAGTCCTGTGTGCATCGATGTTATATTGCATGGGATTGTTTTTTCATTCCGGCTGAAATGGAAGGCTGATTTTTGTCTGCTATATTTTGTTACTTTAGATAAGTGCTGTACAATTAGCAAAATACAGACAGAGGAACTTAATTTATGTGTTTAGAAACCCTGTGCTGAAAACCAGTCAATATGATTACGGTCTCTGTTTGCCATAAGGAACTTTGGTCCTTCATTACCCATAGTACCATGCTTGCAAAAGCATTTTGCTTTTTTATCCTTGGCTTTTCCCTCAAGAGTTGTAAACAAAGACTGTAGAATATTTTGTGCAAATAGCTAGACTGTtctgcaattgtgtgtgtgttctgtgtatcATGTGAAATAAGGAAACATTAGGATTCTCGGGCTGGAAAAGAAAAGCACTGGAATATGCCATTGGTTGAATTTTACATGCTCGTGAAATTCACATGCTCGTGAAATTgcctgctaaatattttttccAGACTAATATAATACAGGGATTGATTTATTGTGAAGTATTATTGTTGGTCTTCAAGTAAAGGAGAGAAGGGCTTTCATCGCAGTTTAACTGAATGGAAATAGTGGGATTGCCCAGAGCACAGGGCAGGCTGGTGATGGCTTTAAATCGGAGGTGTCCTGTTAAAAGCTTGGATAAGGAGATTACTCTTAAAGGTATTTCTAGTGGAGAGGATGGGAATGATTGACTGATCTAAGGGATTTTTTAAAGGCAAATGCTCAGTCTTTCCTCAAAGAATTAATCCTCTTTCCAGAGACACTTGCAACTTCTCAAAAGCTTTGCCAAAAgtctttttgttatttttctacatctgctgctttTCAGGTTTTCTAAGTATTCCAAAGTAATCTAGCAAAATCTTGTAAACTGAACTGCCAGTCCTTTGTTGACACAAACATGTCAGAAACTTCAGTGGTCAGCACAACGCGTTCTGCACACACTCTGAGTGCCTTTGCCAGCAGAATATTTCCTCTGGACAGAAGCCACTGCACTGTTCTGGAAAATACAACACTGGTATCGTAACCTGCAATGTTGGTAGTTTACTTTCAACTGTTGTAAATGGAAATGTGCAAATCAACTCAGCGTTATATCACTTGATTTCACTGAGGTTTGCTAATTTAGAGAAATCCCATCACTCATGAGAACTGATTCCCTTGGCATCCCTGCCGCAGATCAGCATTATTCAAATGAAGCTTAATTCTTATGCATATATGCACCCACGCATCTCATCTCCTTCTGACGTACCAATGGCAAATATACTGAAACAATTCAAGGTATATTATGCAGAATATTATAAAGCCCTCACAGTCCAAAACAATAGCAACATTGTGCCAGATAGATCTAGACATGCAGTATCTGTGTGTAGAATGGTGCAGATTAGCAGGGCTGAAAGGCCTGGCACAAACACAAAGGATCTGTGCATCATCTTAACACCACAAGTGTGAAATCACCTGATCTCCTTCATCCATTTACTCCTAGAGGATTTAACTCAGCAAATTCAATAAGAACACACAGTGGCACACCTTACAAaagtatttatgtattttaaaaGGTATGGCACTAGATGATGAAAATAAACATATCACTGCCAACGAGTTGAATTCAGGAACaaaaatatacaatatatacataaaaaaatgcACACATTTCATGCCAAAAGTAAATTCAGGGAAAAATTGCTGAACCACAGAACAAGCCAAAAGAACATTAAGATATTTGCATAGTATGCCAATGTGTCAGGAATGACTGGTTTTTTATACACAGGTGAAATGCTGACCTAAACGTTTTATTTGGGTATACCAAAGGAAGTGATGTCACAGGTTGATGAGTCATCATGAGAGAGTTTGGAATGTCACAAGTAattggaaatgaaaatatgattATGGTCTGTCTAGTGATGCACAGCTGACCAAAGACTAGTGGTCTACAAGCATCTAAGTGGTCTAAAAAGCCATGCTACTGAAGTAACATCTGCACTGCCACCTACTGTTATAAACAAGGTCTTGCAGACATTATAAAACGCTAATGACTCCTCTAAGCTCCACTTGCGTTCACAGTGTTTTTGACAAAAGCTGCTTGACAGTATAGCACGGACAAAATGCTCTGCAaataatttaataaataaagTTACACATATCCTGACTAGATCCTAAAATGAAATGTTGTAGTctctctaatgttttttttttttcagtacacAAGTTACACTAGTACAGTGATCCTGAATCTATGTGCCCATAGACAATGTTAATTCTGCATGTAAATCACATGACTAGAGAGAACTAATCAAGAACAGCCTGCATATTACACAAGCAACACTTTACGTACATATATACGCCTGTGCATTAATGACAATGCTGATGAAAGACAGCTACTGTATGAGCATACAACTGAGCTTAAGACTGAAAATGTATTCATATCACAGTCATAGAAACTATCTATTGAGAAGTATAAAAATGATTTAACTGCTAACCAAGCAAAATACAGCTTAGAAAATGTGCACAATAAATACTCTATTCTTCCTTTTCCAAGGCGCCAGTTTTATACTTCGAAGAGATTAAAACCATTCCTCtgttaaaaaaatacaaatgaaCTTCACAGAAATTACCAGGGCTTATTACTGTGGAGGACAACTTGTTCTTAGGCTTATTCATACAACAAGAATCCCAAGAAAGAACTTCAAATACAGATAAACACTGACACCTGTACAACATGTCAgagcaaatgtttttttttgcagatgTGTAGTCTCAGGTGCATTTGCTCCTGCAACCAGTGCACATGGTCCATGGCAGAGAAGCTCAAGTAATGAACACACCTCCTTCAACATTAGAGCAGGCGCCGCTGTATTTGGCATCATGCTGTAGAGATAGCTGGCCTGGATACTCCCCAtcacacctggatgtctcagtCTCTGCTGCTGCGGTCACTCTGGTGGTCAAGCTCAGAGGGCCTCGTCCTCGGCCGGCTGTGGGGGCTCGGGCTCAGGCTTCTTGGTGAAGACGCTGGACAgctcctgcagcagcagctcctGGGACTGGCTGCAGGGTCCGCGCTGTCGCCGCCGCGGCTGGGGAGCCACCGGACTGCTGCCGCCGCTAGCGTGGGGGTCCCTGCCCGGCTCGGCCGCCAGTGCCTCCAGGGAAGAGGCACCGGGCAGCGGGGAGCCCTCGTTCCGTCCGAGCGGCCGCGTCGGGGACAAGTCAAAGTTGCGGTCCAGCGAGACGGTCTGCCTAGGGCTCAGGCTCAGCGGGCGGCCGGGCACCTCCAACGTCTCGGTGTTGCTGCCCGACAGGAAGCTGGTCTCCAGGGACTTGAGCACCTGCAGGCCGAAGTCGCCCACCTCCTCGTACAGAGGCTCGGGGCTTTCCGGACGCTCCTCAAACGAGTCCTGCTGCACCTTCATGGGCTGGGCAGAGACACGCTCTGGTCAGGGACTGGCTCTGATTCTAAAGCTAAATTAAACCTGACCGGCTCATAAGGAATTTAAGGCTATAATTATGATGGGCAATTTGAGGGATTTCAGATTTGCTTGTGATTACCCCATCTAAACTAAGTATCTGGTCGATCAACTGCTATTATGTGGACAAAGACACTATTTGTTGTCGCTAGAACTCAACACTGGAAGAATTCACCCTTCAACGACGTCAAAAACAACAAACTTCCTTTTCGAGACCTAAGGCATTGTTTTAGTATCACAGTGACAACCTCAAGATAATTGCTGAATACACGGTGGACAAAGGGGGGAAAATGCATGCAGACAATTCAGTTGCAAAGCCAGCGGACTGGGGGCTAAACCAGAGGCCACGCCGCCTTCCTACAACACAAGGCGGCAGCTCAGGTCTCCCAGCCTTCCCTCAAGGCTATGGCTGCAGAACAATACACTGGAAAAAGTCTTCCTCCCCATGCATCCTGTTGTCTACACTTCAAACATTCAAGGCAACATCCTGATAGTGTCATTGGGGGAAACAATCACTTCCAAAAGGAACGGGGAGTTCCCAGCGAAGGAGAAGTGGGAAAGAAAGGGAGTAAAAAAGAACAGATGTATTTCTTTTCAAATAAGCAGAGGATTGTTTAGGAAACGTAATGTTATGGTGAGACCAGCGGTCAACTGTTCATACCCAACTTGTCCACAAGTGGTTTAAACAGGTGGTGAGTATGTAGGAGGAAAAATCAAAACGTGAAAGGAGTTACTCGTCGGTAAAAGAGACACGTGAGGATCATGCACCCAAAACCAACCCCAGAACAACAGCACCGGAGAGGGCCGCTGTGAGGCTGCTGAAGAGTGAGCAGATTTGCATGAGAAGTGAGTCACTCACAGACatcaggaggaagggagggagggagggagtcgTATGCATGCGAGGGAGTCAAGCAAGAGTGTCGTGCCACAGACACTCAGACAGCATGTGCGTGGACTACTTACAAAGTACATGGACAGCGTCCTCCTATTGTGGAGCTTTTGCTGTAGAGACACAATGATACCAGGGTTGCCTCATGAGATCTGGAGGACTCCAGGGGACACAGGGGAGTGTTATACTGAATAGACCACCAGGGGCCGtgcaaggagcacacacactgtagggAGTTAGCTCCAGGCCACTGCTTATGTGCTTTTATTGTGACGGAAATGAGCTATGTTTACACTAGAGAGCCATGGGATGAATTACTGCACCCATTCCTGAGGAACCTTTGTTCTGTGAGGGTAGAGGTGTATGAGTAGGAGATCACTTTTGTGGAGTTGCTTTTCTGCACTCATTTGCATTACTTTGCTTAGAGAAGTTGGTCCAGGAAATGTCAGGGCTCAATTGACATGTCCCGTTGCTTAATTGGAAATATCAGAACTCACAATGTAGTACTAAATAATCTATTGGTCTAGAAAGCTAGTGTGAGCCCTATACGTTTTAAGATATAATGCCTTCATTAGTCAAATGAACTGTGTTTTGGGCGGGGCTCATAACATTAATATGCAGACATTTTCTCTATACATTCCAATTACAAAAGGTGTCAAGAATGAGTGCTGCGTTACCAGTGTCTTATTGGCTGAGAGCATGGTGGTGTTGGTATTGGTCTTGCTCTCCTCCCCTCGGATGGGGACCAGCGGCATGGTGCCAAACTTCTGCTTGGAGATGTCAGACGATGAGTGCCTCCTCAGCACGGGCGGCCGCAGGTCATCATCCTGAGGACCACAAACAGTCACAAGGCACAGGGACTGTCACGTACAAGACATTTATAAAAGGTGACTAGAGGAGGATACACTTGTTTTATAGGCTACGGCTGTGTTGGTGTTTATTGGGAGACATGTTAATAATGTGACACCTGTGCTTTCAACAGGTTGGTCATCCAGTCCCAGAGTTCTGCTTCACAGGAACAGCTCAGGCACCTTTAAGAAAGATGAAAGGAACGTTAAGCCTGACTAGGTTAGTGGCTCATAAAGAAGGTGCAATGTGAAAAGCAGAAACTGAACAGGAAGAACTAGAATACATACAACTGCTGCTTGTCCAGTATGACAGTGAAACCCCACCTGGGAAAAAATCAATAGTGCTCATTTCTATACTGAATGGGATACCAGCCACATGTATGGAATTCACTTGGATGTTCTTGGGTTAATATAAACAGTAACCAAGTTCACTCACTTTGTCGGCGCCTTCAGCTTCTTCCTGATTCCAATGTAGATCTTCAAAGTCTTCAGCATCCACTCCTTTTCTGGTTTATTGCTCTGGAATGACAAAGGAATATGTCTTTCTACATTGAGAATCCAGGTTAGGGCAACATTAACTGAAAGTGCAGTGTTACACTGCAAAAACCGcttatctaaccaagtgttattaatcatATATTAAGATctaaaaaactagttggtattgtttttagtataaagagacttacctagtgctttctcatgaaatcatttgacttaatttaataagagtttgacttattttaagacgtttcatcatgaaaacaaacaaatttggctgacagtgcgttaagcaaatttgtcttgataagacaaATTAATTAATACCGCTTGGTTAGATTGTATTCTTTGCAGCGTAATACTGTATTTGATGGGGGACACAGGTCTACCTTCTTGTCCTTCAGCAGGAGCTTATGGTCCCTGATCTGAAATATCCGCTCTTGAAATTTGTTTCCCTGCAGCAGCTTGGGAGGTTCCTCTCTGCACTTCAAAACTCCAACTTTCGCTATCTCACTCTTGTATgctgcacacacaaaacaaaacaatcaacTTCTGTGGGTCATTTAATGAAAATGGAAACAGTACAggtgtcacacacatacaggcgtGACTCACCAGTGAAAATGTCGATAACCTCTCCTTTAGGAACCTTCTTCACCACTAAGTAGGCTGAACTGGGATCTGCCATTTTACACCACTGGAGGGCTTGCTCCAGAACTTTCTCTTTAGGGTGAAGCGGCCGTTCTGTGACAAAGGCACACCATATTTACAACCCAACTACAATTAGTGCACAATGTTgaaattaacacacacagataccacaCAGACACCCAAGAATAGGATTGCATGCGTTACTATTAGGCATAATTCATTTCCTAAATAGTGGTCCTGTTTATTCAAGTATTTCCAGTCAATGAAAATTGTGCTGAACTTAATTATAATCCGTGTTGAAGTTCACTTCAAGGACAGACtcaaaaagaaacagaaatagTTTGTCATATTGCTCAGGGCTTGGTTTTAAGTCTGACAGCTGTTGCATCAACATTACATTAAGAAGATTCACTTCTGCAATTAGAACTGGCTGTGGTCCCTCACCAAGTTCTCCATCCTCAATCGCCTCAAAGGTCATCCAGATGTCTCTCTCCCCAGCTGGGACATTTCTCATGTACAGAACCTGATTGGTTAGCTCCTCAGCACACATTGAGGGAGACACCTGAgggcacaacacacaacatcaccaaCCCAAACGCTTGTGTTTCTGTGGAGCTCTCCTGCCCCCAGGTGGCCAAAGTGTGTATTAGCAGATTTATATTCAGAGATAAAAACAGTGACTAGACTAGATAGACTATTCTGAGGATGGAGAGAATCGAGAGGTCTACACCTACCTTGAGAGTGATGCAGCAGTCTGGTATCTTATGCTCCAGGTACACTTCTATGATAAGGTCGCCGGCTTGGGAGAGCTGAGAATATCAAATGAAAGAGAGTTCAGATTGAGGCTACGCTAACATCAACACTAACACTTGCCTTTTCAGAAAAGCAGCTCTATGGTCCTGTGCGCTCCACATAGCAAACAGAAGATCTGAGCACACAGCGAGCGCTGGTACCTGTGTGTCACTCCAGGTGGTGATGAGGCTGATCTCCAACTCAATCTGTGTCTGGTGCTCCTCGTCCACCTGAGCACAAATAGCACCGTCAGGCTAAAAATCCAACGACCACTACAGGCTGACCTAAGTGCAGTCCAGAGCACGACAGTCACAGAGAGGGGAGTCTGGAGAGAGGCGGAGGTGCTGGTCTACTCACATCAAACACATAAAGGTAGTTGTCGATGAGGTCCTCGATGATCTTCACCTCATGCTCCCCTTTGCCATCAGTCTGGAAGAGACTTGGGGCAAAGAGCAGCGAGAGATTCTTGGTGCACATCTGGTTCAGGTCAGCACACTTCTGTACCCTGGATGACAAAAGCCAGAGGGAGAGATAACTTACACGTTACAGACAGTGGTCAGACGCAACCCACTGACAACATACGCAGCAAATTCATAACTGTTCAAAATGGAGACTgaagtgaaaagacaaaatgaagagaggaggagaagtgggGGCCATGCTCAGGTCCAGTGTTGGGTTGGAATGCTGAATGAGGGGCGTGTGAGGGCACTGACCGGTAGAGGTGGCTGATGAGAGCAGAGAGTGTGGTCCTGTTGACGCGTGGCAGGCCTCGGATCAGCTCTTTATATCTGTCCAGCCGATGCATCTTATTTGAAACCTCTGCAAGCAGCAGTGGGAAATAGTTAGGGAGGATCTTACTTCTCTTTTTCAAACGAAGAGACATCTTTGAAGTCCAGAATGAGCTGAATTCAGAGGTTCAATGTAGAATTGCCCAACTGTGCACTGTTCTATATATTATTGTTCTACATATATGGTGAAACTGTAGGAACCGCGTTAAAGGACTCACTTGCAGAGTCTTGCCAAAATGGGTGCAGGTCTGCCATGAAGATTGGGTCATCGATTTCCCTGAAAAACCTCTTCAGCACATCGGTTACATCCTCGATGAAATTATCCCCGATGCGCAGCTTGACGTTGCGTGCATCCTTACGGAACTCCTCCATCAGGAGTTTGATCCTGGATTTGGCACCGTTCTTCCTGTAGATGCCCTCGTGGCCCAAGCCTGCAGACAGATGTCAACACGCACCGGCCACAAGCTCAGCTGTCAAATCAGACTAGAACACTCACGCTCATATCTGGATATAGCAGACTTCCTTTTCATACATGTAACATGTAACTatacatatttttatttggtggtATTGCCTAGATTACAGTACTGTAATCTAGGCAATACCACTACTATCTATTTTCAATCTAATTACATGTGACAGTACATGCACATTCATCATACTTAAGGATACAATTCAGCTTGTTTCAAAATATGCAAGAAAACTAAATGATTTTTAAAGGCCATAGAGCAGAAGAAGTGAAGGAAAGATGGTGCAGATGACTGATGGAGGTGAGCTCAAACTAGTCGTCCACTAGAGGGCCTGCCACTCCTCAGGCCCTCGTCCTCACCATACTGCGTGATAAAGGCGATGCAGCTGTCCACGATGATGGGGATGTCGTGTCTGCTGAGCTGCTGGTCCCGCAGCGCATTGCCCTTCCCACCAGCCGCCTTCTGGATGTCGGCGAACCACAGGGGGAAGTCTGTACGGCCCATGCCCTGCAAATGAAGCGTCCTATGGGGGCATGAGAACAATATTGTCAATAACAAtggccatgcacacacattagtTTGTAAATGTATCCTTTTCTGACTACCGTCCTTGCAGGGAACACCCTGAGCCCTCTCAGGTTTTTATTAAATGAATCAGATTTCAATTAATTTCCTTTGTGGAAACCAATATAGAGGACCATTGCCATCATTGAAAAAGcatgatgtgttctctctgatGAAACCAGAGTCAGGTTCTGTTTACTTTCCAAGGCGGTGTCATTTTCATTTATTAGATTCTGGAACTTTTTATTAGATTTTGAATAATTGAATGAAATCAGTGCTGGCATTCAATTCTTCCTAATATGCTTACCTTCCTTTTTCAACCAGTACAAGAATGTCCTTTTTCTCGTGATTGTCAGTCTCAGAAGCAGTGCCTGCACAAGAGGAACATCAAAGAGGAACGATTTAACTGacacctgtcaatcacagtcagCGCACAACAGACTGATGGTTGCATAACCTACTAAGCTCTTGGAGCCGTTTCAGGTTGATGATGTCCTCGGCTGCGCCGTCTGTCCGAGGACAGATGAACAGGTTGGACTTCTGCAGGACGAAGAAGCCCTCCTTCCACTGCTGGGGGTCCAGCATGTTCTTGTACCTCATCATGCCCACCCGCTCAAACTCCCGCGCCAACAGACAGTGGCAGCTCAGCGGAGTCGTGGCCTGAATCAACACAGAGAAGACAACAAACGGATGGATCTCTCGGAAGGCCTCTTAGAAGCACCAAACATGCAGGATGCTGAGCGCTCCAGTGATCCAGAGGGACACTCTTACCTTCCCAATGGCTTTTGCCCAAGAGTGCAGAGCATCAGCCGTCTCCAGGCCGAACTGGATCAGCTTGTCATTTGAAAGGTACAGCTCAAACGTGTAACGAAACCTACCATAACAAAAGTGATAGTGGTTAGGGGCACGATAAGACAAACACTGGAAGACCAGTTTGTTTTATTCTGCCATCTGTCATATTATTTGTCCAGTATCACTGATGTTAACATACCGGTCAATAAAtccattgttgttgttgcatgAGTCAGGTCTGCTGACTCCCAGACAGATGATATCTTTGACATTGATCTTCATGCTGGGCTCATGACTTCGGTCCGACTCGTAGAAGAGAATGGACTTCTCCACAGAGCACCAGAACTTCTGGAAATCTGAACAGACAAAACCCAAGAAGTGTCTATCTATTTCATTTTTTAATCATCAAAGTCAATTGCAACAAATATAACTTTTTATCAGGAGAGTGCTTGAGGTATGCACAGTATATTCCATATGTGTATATTAGTAAAACACTGTACTGCCTTTAGgtttcaaacaaaaaaaaaactggacaATTCAACTTAAGACTAATTTATGACCACATAACACATGTGAGCTTGATAAGATCAGTTAGATACAGAAAACTCCTTTCGGTTTCCTAAAATTAAAAACAGTTTATGAGAACTAGATGGATAAGAATGAAACTCATTTCACAAACAGGAGTTCTTTTGAAAACCAAGCCAAATATAATATCCTGTCCTTATATAACGTGATTACAATACATTAGTATACATTTGTCCTAACAGCACCCATATTTCCAAGGAATTTGGAGGGGGGCTTGCTACTGAACTTGAGCCAAGGGAGTGTACTGGCACGTAGTCGCCTACCTTCTCTGGTTCTGCGGGATAATGTGCCTTTGTTTGAGGAGCCCGCCTTGTAGAGGTACCCAGAGTGCAAGACCGGCTGCATGATCTCATCATACACACTGGAGTCTGTAAAAGCACATCACCATATCAAACCAcatcagaggacacacacaactCAGACTTTGTAACTAGAGAATAGTGGTACCTGAATAAAAACGTCATTTGCAACCCAATTTGTTACCCAAGTACTTTATGATAAGACTCGGGGGAGACAGggtattatataaataaatattcacAAAGCAAAGATGAATCATGCCAAGAGCAATTGTACTCTCTCACTACTCCTTTTGGAGTGCAATTTGGTGGGTATGATTTAAAAAGCCACTCTCTCCCTGCTTTCAGGTGGAGGCTGGGTGAGACGGAGAGGCTGGCCTCACCTGAGATGCCCTGAGTGTAGTGGAGGGACAGATGCTTGTCATGACCATTAGCATCAGCCAGACGAGCAGCCTCAGCATCCGCAAAGATCTGGGTAACGGTCTTCAGCAAGTTCTGTTCGGTCACGGCGGTGCAGAGAACCTGGAgcaacgcaacacacacacacacacacacacacacacacttaggacaTGCATCACTAAGAGCACATTCAGCCACAGGCTATTCAAAAGTATCCCCATTCTAAAAAAAGGCTAAAAAAGACTCCCCCATTCACGGTCATCCTTTTATCAGTTTTCTAAGGTTTTTTACAttctgaccccccccctccctctccttgtgAAAGCTGAAATGGCCTGACTGTTAGCCCGCAGACTTAAATGAGTGCTTTTGG belongs to Alosa sapidissima isolate fAloSap1 chromosome 20, fAloSap1.pri, whole genome shotgun sequence and includes:
- the arap3 gene encoding arf-GAP with Rho-GAP domain, ANK repeat and PH domain-containing protein 3 isoform X2 — encoded protein: MYTMAAVDASSDVENLLVSIHLEKYLDSFRQAGFLFAPDFCHLDNEALSALGVTATGHRKRILKLVSHIQQACKAQRRAPPLDRCQSETTIHASETRQPALLVDPTSSFEAFRNSSAPNLPTLLTQGTAGEQSSPVVRPVPKPRTVFNRQKKAISLSTPQVTKRPSQESLCFTVLEDFTVGESGVDSLNAPSDPRPSPYERQLSITTSTPEPSGFLPPVPPRLRRGVPPSHFRGSSSPGMADAEHHHHHATTPSLSSSPDSLHSFEGSPFSGTPTSPHSSRSSGVEMVSNEIYCGTLPGSPVARWSQSVPKLPPRQERSAHSDNDGTFNSGSLERPNQLIAQTDDQDEMISPYCETVFQSRRQYPCDDAERSRSSESLGPRKGEDRGNPAHLWLRRLSNSHPHHDSPGYCTVGEPASRSFSLPQHSMHLSELDEDQTISPYASYTSLSERAVPIIYGWLDKLSPQGNYVFQKRYVKFDGANLMYFGSEKDPYPKGVIPLAAIQMVRTAKDNKFEIVTSHRTFVFRADNEVHRSKWCSTLQERVKEQLVFGRPRFGHGSHCQKSGFLELKGTKSKIYVAVNTEQVWLYKSEQCFKTGIGISMIESRGATIRDGKSKSFDLITPYKTFSFTAESDREKREWMEAMQESIAETLSDYEVAEKIWSNRSNKVCADCKAINPDWASINLCVVICKNCAGQHRGLGTMVSKVQSLKLDTSVWSNEVVQLFIMLGNDRANEFWAARLTIVDELDCNATPEQRRDFITQKYREGRFRHPHPSFNTQEELLKVLCTAVTEQNLLKTVTQIFADAEAARLADANGHDKHLSLHYTQGISDSSVYDEIMQPVLHSGYLYKAGSSNKGTLSRRTREDFQKFWCSVEKSILFYESDRSHEPSMKINVKDIICLGVSRPDSCNNNNGFIDRFRYTFELYLSNDKLIQFGLETADALHSWAKAIGKATTPLSCHCLLAREFERVGMMRYKNMLDPQQWKEGFFVLQKSNLFICPRTDGAAEDIINLKRLQELSTASETDNHEKKDILVLVEKGRTLHLQGMGRTDFPLWFADIQKAAGGKGNALRDQQLSRHDIPIIVDSCIAFITQYGLGHEGIYRKNGAKSRIKLLMEEFRKDARNVKLRIGDNFIEDVTDVLKRFFREIDDPIFMADLHPFWQDSAKVSNKMHRLDRYKELIRGLPRVNRTTLSALISHLYRVQKCADLNQMCTKNLSLLFAPSLFQTDGKGEHEVKIIEDLIDNYLYVFDVDEEHQTQIELEISLITTWSDTQLSQAGDLIIEVYLEHKIPDCCITLKVSPSMCAEELTNQVLYMRNVPAGERDIWMTFEAIEDGELERPLHPKEKVLEQALQWCKMADPSSAYLVVKKVPKGEVIDIFTAYKSEIAKVGVLKCREEPPKLLQGNKFQERIFQIRDHKLLLKDKKSNKPEKEWMLKTLKIYIGIRKKLKAPTKWGFTVILDKQQLCLSCSCEAELWDWMTNLLKAQDDDLRPPVLRRHSSSDISKQKFGTMPLVPIRGEESKTNTNTTMLSANKTLPMKVQQDSFEERPESPEPLYEEVGDFGLQVLKSLETSFLSGSNTETLEVPGRPLSLSPRQTVSLDRNFDLSPTRPLGRNEGSPLPGASSLEALAAEPGRDPHASGGSSPVAPQPRRRQRGPCSQSQELLLQELSSVFTKKPEPEPPQPAEDEAL